Below is a window of Lytechinus variegatus isolate NC3 chromosome 4, Lvar_3.0, whole genome shotgun sequence DNA.
ATAATACAAACTATGAAAATGAGATAAACCTGTGGATTTTTCCACAAGGAATATCTTCACCCGTTTCGCTGAGCATTTAATactacaatatacatgtacatgtattgttacaAAATAATGGTTAAGTAATGTTACCTGGTATTGTGATATGAAATTGTTTGTAGTGATTCGTATGCAATAGAATGTTGAATGTATGAATCAGTTTTTTTTGTCTCGAGCAATTGTACGTTCCTACCTACATTATACTTGTAAAAATTTCTTtgctttttcatgttttctctATACAGGCCTCTCGATCAAGAAAGATCTTCAGCACACACTCCTTAAGTGATCCAGTCCTCTTTACATTCTCAAACTCTAAGAGGAAAAAGGTGAGCTTTCAAATCCctttgataaaaatgaattttattctgTATGTTTGGCACAAGTCCAAGCAAAGTACAGTTTGGTAAATGAATAACTGACTACTTTCCTACTAAGCTCCTACACGATATGgtctaataattatttttaaagctATATGTGCTtgaatgatatgataataataatatagggtatttatattgcgcacgtatccaccttgttaggtgctcaaggcgctcctatattaccccggctaagctaggcgttcatagcgcacacagctttttaaggaattacttcctaccggtacccatttacctcacctgggataTGGGTTTTGAGACCAACAAAACAATGTAAAATGGTTAATTACtcaattttcatgcatttttttctcaaattacTGGTTAATTTTCAGGGTCTGCTTATCCAATATAAAGGATATGGCTCATTTTTAATCTTTCAAGAATCAATTGCTTGTGTTTCTAGCAGGGCAACTCAGTAATCTCATATAAGTTTTTTGTAGATGACAGAGGTAAAGGTACTacatgaaaaatcaaaattattggaaagggaaataaaactaTCTTTACATATCCAGGGGATTTGAGTTAACTCTTTCCCCTTTGATTAATAGACATGTAACACCCAAGGCATCAATAatgaatgatgtacatgtacgtaagcACTGTAGATATGTTGAATTGCCCTTGAATTAAGAAATTACCAGCATGCATCCTTATCCTCCACTCGCTTGTTATTGTTTCATAGGAACGTGcaaatttcaaacttttattTAACTTagcattacaaaaaatacatgaCAGTATTACAGTAGTCAAAAAGTTCAGACAATAATGCAGTTGATATATTACAACACAATGCAAGAAAGGATacataaatttgcaaaatggaTTGCGGCCAAAGAGGAACTGCCCTATGAAAGACTAATAAATTTGGACTTACATGTAGGATGTTTTATCCAAGAATAGCactggtgattgtgatgatcacattttttttctttttttctgtttcaggCCAAGCTAAGGGTGTTTGATTCCATCTGGTCGGCCTCCTTCTCATTGGATACGGTAGGGAGTTCAGGGGTCGTGACCTGTAAGGATGAAGATCATGAAAGAACTTATCAGGTAAATAACAAACCAATAAGCTTGGATATCAAACTTATTTCATCTACATGTCTGAATAATTAGACTCGTtgaataattacatgtagccTCAATATTAAGAATGTCAAGGTGATGTATGTCACAAATCCTAAATAGATTGTGCATATTGTGTGTGGTGCATATGCACTGAGTGttataataattaattttgaaaaataattgagaAAAACTATGATGGTCattttgtgattaaaaaaaacaacaaattctTCAGTAAAATGACTATTCATTTACCAATAGATCTTCGAGGAACATTTTTCTTGAGAAGTTTTAAATGTGTTTTGGCCACACAATGTCCTACACCatatgcaaatacatgtaaatgatgataCAATACAGCAACCTGtatttcatgaatatacatactgctttattttacatccatgaCGATACTTGGCAGGATCCATAAtaaggatgtacatgtattgctaAGGAATGAAGTTGCTCCTTTGCAGTGTAAGCTTGTTGaggtcatttgaaatatttaatgttgaaataaaatgttctTCTTGGGTAGAAGGCCTCTAATGAAGTGACATCAAAGGTGATTTTTGGAAGTGTATTCCCTGCACTTACTATAGGATGGGAAAGTGAATTCCGCAATAGAGTTGTGTCTCTTGTGCAGGAATCCTTTAAGCAGCCCTTCATTGACCAATTCTCTCACCTCATAGACAAAACaatattcttcttctttggGTATACTGCCCAACGCCCCACAATGGGAGCCAACCGGGCAGGAAGTGCGCAGATGTTAATGGCGCGGAGAGAGAAGATGCTTTTGTCtcagcagagtgagactataggcgccgcttttccgccggcggcggcggcggcgtcaacatcaaatcttaacctgaggttaagtttttgaaatgatgtcataacttagaaagtatatggacctagttaataaaacttggccataaggttaatcaagtattactgaacatcctattagagtttgatgtcacatgaccaaggtcaaaggtcatttagggtcaatgaacttagaccatgttggagggatcaacatcgaaatcttaacctgaggttaagtttttgaaatgtcatcataacttagaaaatatatggacctagttcatgaaacttggacataaggttaatcaagtatcactgaacatcctgcacgagtttcacgtcacatgaccaaggtcaaaggtcatttagggtcaatgaactttggtcgaattgcggatatctgttgaattcccatcataactttgaaagtttatggatctgactcatgaaacttggacataatagtaatcaagcatcactgaacattttgtgcaagtttcaggtctcatgattaaggtcaaaggtcatttagggtcaatgaactttggccgaattgggggtatctgttgaattaccatcataactttgaaagtttattggtctagttcatttaacttggatattatagtaatcaagtatctctgaacatcctgtgcgcatttcaggtcacatgaccaaggtcaaaggtcaatgaactttggccgaactgggtgtatctgttgaattaccatcataactttgaaagtttatggatctgattcatgaaacttgtacataagagtaatcaagtatcactgaacatcctgtgcgagtttcaggtcacatgatcaaggtcacaggtcatgtaaggtcaatgaactttggccatgttgggtttttttgttgaataaccatcatatctctgtaagtttattggtctagttcataaaaagtggacataagagtaaccatgtatcactgaacatcttgtgcgagttagagtagtattcaaagtcagcactgctgctatattgaaccgcgtggtgcaggtgagacggccagaggcattccacttgtttagtcTTTGCTTTGCTTTGTATAGATTTGAAGTACGTTTCGCTTGAAGgtttctatgttcttgatttCGATGGTTGGGGGTGTGAGGGAGTTCCAGTCTGGGATGGTTCTTGGAATGAACGAATACTTGTAACAGTTTTTGTTGGTGAAGATTGGAAAGAAGCTTATGGATGAAGATTTCCGAAGGGGCCTTTGGACCGGGCTCAGGACTTTTCGCACTGGAGTGGCTGTTGGGGAACGTGGAGAAGGTTTATGGTTCACCATGTGCAATATGAAGAAAGGAAATACAggttgaaaattgaaatggaaagatgagaaaggatgaaaagaagaaattaggagtattctttcttgaaagtgagtgaagtcctgaaaaggactgtaaaccagatgagCTGAATATGGCTTGAGTAGCGATGGCTTGAGTAGTAGCAGGATGAAGTAAAGAGAGGTTACCTGATGTCGCCTTTAGAGTTTGGCCATGGGGTGGGACAACCAGGTATTTATTTGTGTGaaattgttgttattgttgtaaTTGTTGTACTGATAATCTTTCGGTGCTGTGCAGTGGTCTTTATGTGTTGGATTTTGATGGCAGTTCTTCTAGCattctattaaaaaattattttatgcaggggtataaaatcaataaattaatcaTACCCCATTCATGAAAAATTTTAGTAAAGTAGAAAGAAAATTCTTATATTGCAGCCTTCAGAAAGAGAAGTTAacacataaattaaaaaaatgagtcttgttgcataaaaatcaatatcatgaCTTTTTACTTAGGACAAGTTGATAGATGTATTGATTGAAAGGAAGATTCTCATCTTAAGAGAATGCAATATGTTATTtggttttaaaataattttcagaaacaTAAAAGGAAGCTTTGTCTTGTCATTTAGCAGGAATTGCCCTTGGTGTCTTTCATTGCAGCTTTCCATGCATTTGATTCCCAATTGTTTTCTGTAATAATGGGAGGAAAACCAGTATTCTTGTGAAAAGATACAGTTTGGTCTTCTTGTTCACCAATCTAGGCTTGTTTCATGAAGGCCGCAGTAATGACCATGGCTTGATAGCCAGTcaacataataataacaatagttaGTTTTTACAGAGcacaaatcacattttgtgtGGTATTCACTTGTTCTGGAACAGGCCTGTAATAATTTGTTTGCTTATAAAATATGCTGAGTAACTTTAAACAATgcgtttattattttttcctgtACCGCCTTGAGCATCTAGTTAAGATGGAAAGTGTGCTATGCAAgtcttatgtattattatacTTTATTGTAGTTCTGGCTGGACATCCGTATGTCACACCTTCCGTTCACCAAGCTAGTCACCCTCACACCGTACTTCCTTGTACACAACAAGTCTGACCAGGAGCTTTCCTACGCAGAGGATGGGGTCAAAGCCGGGGTCTGGGTCAACATTAAACCCACAGAGGTATGAACTGGGTCATTGAGTGAAAGGGGTTCAAAGGAAGGGCAAAAGTATGAACTTCTACAATAACTCTGACCAGGAGCTTTCCTACACAGAGGACAGGGTCAAAGCTGGGTTCTGGGTCAATATTAAACCcacagaggtacatgtatgagcTGGGTCAATGAATGAAAGGGGTTGGAAGGAAGGGCAAAAGGATGGACTTCTACAATAAGTCTGACCAGGAATATTCCTACGCACTTGTGGGGTCAAAGTTGGGTTCTGGGTCAATATTAGAGCcacagaggtacatgtatgagcTGGGTCAATGATTAAAAGGGGTTGGAAGGAAGAGCAAAAGGATGGACTTCTACGATAAGTCTGACCAGGAAGCTTCCTACGCACTTGCGGGGCCAAAGTCAGGTTCTGGGTCAATATTAAACCCACAGAGGTATGAAATGGGTCATTGACTGAAATGGGTGAAATGGGTTGGAAGGGATGGCAAAAGGAGggagtacatgtagttctgAAAGGATGGTCTTCCACAATAAGTCTTTCCTACACACTTGCGGGTCCACAAGAAGTATGAATGGCTGATGGGGTAGAAGGGAGTTAAAAAGGTTTGGTATTGGAATAGGGAAAGAATGTCTGAATTATAGGTAAATGGTAGTGATTATGTCTATaaaaaagacatacatgtaccaagtCTGCCTACTcagatgatggggtcaaagcTGGGGTGTGGGTCAACACTGATCCCACAGACTTATGAATAGTGTCATGGATCATATATGAAGGGGTTGAGGGATGGAAACGCGAAGGAGTGGGTTTGGAGGATGGGTGGTTGGGAAAATTGTGTTGGTTGTGTCAAGTCTGACCAGGAGCATTCCAAGGCGCAGGATGGGGTCAATGCACATTTGAGTCAACACTGAACCTTTACATTGAAGACAAGTGTTACATTTATAGGTTTCGGAGGAGGAGCAGAAGGATAGGGAGAGAGGAAGGGGTGAGGATTAGGGAATTGAGATGGGTAAGGGAAGGGGAGATCAAGAGGATCAGGGATtttgaaaggtttttttttagaggGGTGTGGGCAAGGAAATGGCATGAGGTGGCAGTGGATTATTAGGATTACAAGCCTAGGTCAAAAACTTTTGCGATAGGTTTACATAAGTTCCATTTTGTTGTGATATTAGGTGCTTCCATTCTGGCCCGGCTCTGAGTCCATGAAGCTCATCCTGCGGAGGTCAACGACCCCGGACAACCTGAGTTCACGACCTTTCCTGATAGACACACCCTGCACCACAGTCCTTAGGATGGAAAGAGGGGTGAGTCACATGTTAGTTTTGATGTGTTCCCATACAGGTGAGatgcaaaaaaatatgattttaatacaACAAGATGTACAATTTGTTGCCAGTAACCTTTTGAGAAACATTTGATGTTAGTTGCTGAGAGCGTGTGAGTTGCAACCATGAGTTACCTCGTAGCATTTCTCTTTTCAGACTGGTGTAACAGTTCAAGTCAAAGGTGTTCAAGAACTTACTACTATAATTTACATTCCTACCATACACTGTATACCATAGGACATTCACCCATCTTATATCATTTCTCTTTTCAGACTGATGTAACAGTTCAAGTCGAAGGAGGCGTTCAAGAACATACTACTATTACATTCCTAGCATATACCTCAGGACATTCACCAGTCTTTTATCATTTCTCTTTTCAGACTGGTGTAACAGTTCAAGTCGAAGGAGGTGTACAAGAACCTACTACTATTACATTCCTACCATATACCTCAGGACATTCACCAGTCCGGTTAGATAACCTGTGTGATGACGTCAACCTTAGGATAAATCAAAAGTAAGTAATCTCATTCTATTGAGAAAGTTTTTGTGGGGGGGCTGATATAGCTTACATGTAGATTGTCATATTAGAGATAAAGAATAGAGTGTGTTTGAAGGGTCTGTCTTTTGAACGCTAGTTTGATTTAAACTTTGTTCTAAAGTTGTGTTTcgactatggatagccaattgtgacaaaTAGAAGAGGCTTGATTTGTCAGCACATTTGGTGCTTGTGCAGTTATTTCAGAAGTGTCTGGGAATAATAACCAAAATTGTAGTTTTCTTCGCTATTGAAGCAGGgggaaagaacacagtaaacataagaaacataaaatgttcaacaaaattttgatgtgTAAGTGGAATGGAAGAGAGAGAATATAGAGGaattttcctctcttttttgcAGAAACAACGGAGGGCGTCACTTAGTTCGTCCACACCGTAGTCTGCTGTATACGTGGGATGACCCTACTGCAGAAAGAATACTCATGTGGAACCTGTACAATAGGAACAAGAAGAGCTTTGAATGCCTCATCGACCAggtaacaataaataaaacaaaacataggATTCGTATAGCGCACATATTTACCTTGCTAGttctcaaggcgctcctatattaccccggctaagctagtctatcgattctggtgcgcacagctttttgaggaattacttcctgccggtacccatttaccacacctgggtcgagtgcagcacagtgtggattaacttcttgctgaaggaaaacacgccatggctaggattcgaaccctaGAATAACAATAAGAACTACTCTAGGATAAATTAAGTCAGAATGGTTTTATTCGGGATTCAGCAATAGAAAATGAGTTCTTCAGTATCTTAAATTCATCTTTTGTCAAATCTTGTTTCATCAATATGTGACAATTTGATAATGTGAATAAGAAGAGTTTTAATTTGCCTTGTTGTCAAGGTAATAATCACAGTTACTGAAAACCAatacaaatatatcattatattttgctttcaaaagtattttaataataataataataatagccaatttttataaagcgcttttcccagaatggcccaaagcgcgttacagcatattattaccccggtcattggattcatttcaatcaagcacgaaaagtgcacaatttccactccctggggagcattccttgcattcatcgcagccacattatggcgctggcaaaatcaaacatacaatatctttcgcatcctaccgggtacccatttagcacctgggtcgagagtggcaaagtgtggattaacgccttgccaaaggacgctagaccgcggtgggattcgaacacacgaccctctgtttacaaggcgagagtcagaaccactacaccacggctcttccaagTATTGTAGTTTCATCTGTTTTTATGTCTCATTCACTTATATACATATTGGCAACAACCTCTCAAGAACAATGCAAACACACATTAATGGTTTGGCTATTGTAGTATTTTGTATTACACACGTGTGTCATGGAATTTTGCTCTTACAGTCAGGCATTAACCCTTTCTACATCATTGTCTTATATTTCCCCTTATAAATAAATCTATCCATTCTGCTTTTTTTTCCACAGGATGGTTGGGGCAAGGTGACAGTAAGTTCAGAGAGTGTTAATCGAAGCACTCTACCTGGCGATGGTCTCTATGTCGAAGGCGATGATGCAAGTGTTTATAGCACTGATGATGGTAAGGTTCAAAACACAGTCTTATGAGATCAAATCCCTTTCATTAAGTGCCATTGTAGATATGTAGTAAATGGTAAATTGTTTGGAAATTGATCCTTTTCTTTTAGCTTGTGCTGTTGCtcaatttttcttaattaaatgaATTGACAATGAGTATTTAATCTGAGTTTGATTTGACATTAATTCTTCATACGATACATGTAAGTGTTACAGATAAGAAGATTTAATGTATTCTTCaaatttgaagtattttcaGAGAGAAAGGGATGTGTCATGTAAATCATAAGGTAAGACTTTGCCATCGGATTGAGCATCGTGACATTTATAGTGTGTATTTCGTCACTCTCCTGAACATTTGGGAGGATATAAAAACTCCCTAGCAGCAATATACCCAGATTAAGTAATTAGAACTTGGTTAAAATTAGATTGTTGAATCGCTAAGGTGCCAAATTGTCTGGTTTAGTGATACCAGCCAAGCTAGATATTGAGAAGCACCGCAAGTGTcacatctttattattattatttgtttgacgTCAACTTTGCCTGGGAGGTaaaaagcaaactgaatcactatgactcACAGGTCTCTCCTTctgatataactgattgggggggagtgcaggtggaccactacaccggggtttcccctacacttacatgtatatgaatagtgcagtgggttcttaacatgcaaaggtggtgactctcctctacacggggcctccgtttaacgtcctatccgaatGATGGAGGGTTTTCctttgtaacatagcctgcatctatgaagcATAGGAGAGACATTTACACACagcgcactggcttcagtcatccacCCGGGGTAGACtagaacccacgatctttggttcgacaggCAGATGCGTTACTGACTGAGCCAACAACCCTCTCAATAGACATGGTGCTGTGCTAAGAAAAGacttaatttttattaattgattatttgttttatattcagaagaAGTAACAGAGCCCGATGGTCTCCTGGAGCATCCTTTGATGAACAAGAAACAGAGAACAACCATCTACTGGGTGTCTTACATGGATGGACTGCAGAGAGTACTGGTCTATACACAGAGCTCAAGAATAGCCAGGGCAGCAGCTCAGgtaattgatgatgatgatggtgatgatgttgatgatgatgatgatgatgatggtgatgatgttgatgatggtgatgatgttgatgatggtaatagACATTAttatgatagtggtgatggtgatgacgacaatagtggcgatggtgatgatgatggtagtgatgatggtaaCGATAGTAGTGATGATGGTAACGATGGcggggataatgatgatgacaatgattatggttatgatgatgagatggtggtgatgacaacGATTGTGCACCTGGCGATGATGTGATGAAACTGATAGTGATATTGTTCTACTGCATTTATTGGTAGAGATTAGTATGGCACAAAAACATAATGAAAGCATGTAGAAGTGCACTGGGGGATTATTAACTTTGCCTTTAGAATTGAAATCATCGAACATGATTAACCCAAGTAAAGAAATTATCCCTTTTTCCTATCCTTTATcctattttgttttaagtcaaactatttttgtttcatctccTCTCCACAGGCCCAAGTATCAGAGCCTGCAACCCTGGAATTCCTAGCCTCTCTCCAAGGCATTGGCGTGTCACTGGTCAATGCTGCCTATGAGGAAGTAGCCTACCTGAGCCTGTTCAGCTCCCCGGCCCGCTGGGAGGTGGAGTCTAAGGCTAACAGGTGGAAGGCACTGGGGATGGAGCTGACAGGGGTTTTAGAGAATGCCTGGAAGCATGGACAAGAGGTCATCGTTGATGACGAGGGGACGATACAGGTAAGATCTGGATAGAGGCATTCTTGGTTTCTTTTCATTGCTTATACTGAGTAAATGCTGTATGAGAGTTAATGATGGCTATGATAATATTTAACCTTTTTTTAACCTAATGAAATGTTGGTTAGAATTGAGGTggggatgttgatgatgatggtggtgattagAATAATTAGGATAATGGcattgatgatagtgatggtagtggtggtgatgatgatggtggtgatgatgaggatggtgatggtgatgatgatgatgatgatgatgatgatgatgatgatggtggtgatgatgaggatggtgatggtgatattgatgatgatgatgatggtggtggtgatgatgaggatggtgatggtgatgatggtgatgatgatgatgatgatgatgatgatgatagtggtgcgGTGGTGGTATTGATGGTGGTCCGTTTTGGCgttggtcatgatgatgatgcatggatatattcataattaaatGATATTCAGTGCTACAATATGATTCAAATATATCCCATGAGAcactgttttaaattataaggAAGATGTTATATTTCTGAATTTACTTTTTTGGTGTAGTTGTTTTTATGACACATGTTTTTCTACTTATTTCATGTCCCTAAAGGCGGATCTGAGAGCACAAACTATTGCAAAGCCTGTTCAAGGATCATTGAGGAGAATCCATAACCCAGGATTGTGGCTACATTTCAGGAAATCGGATCATCATCAAGGACTGCATTTAAAGATACAGAAGATTCAGGTTGGTGTTTTGGTGttgatggtgttgatggtgtTATAAGTAGCGGTGatgggggtggtggtggtggtgatgatggtgttggtagtggtgatggtggtggtggtgttagtggtgatggtggtggtgatgatggtgttggtggtggtgatgatggtgttggtggtggtgatgatggtgttggtgattgtggtgttggtggtggtgatggtggtggtggtggtggtgttggtggtggtgatggtggtgttggtggtgatggtggaggtggtggtggtgttgatgatgatggtgttgttggtggtgatggtggtgttagtggtggtggtgatgatgatggtggagatagtgattatgatggtgacgGGATCGTGGTGGTGctggtgatggtgattgtggataatgttgatgaagaagatgaagatagcaatgatgatgatgatgattgtaatgacAGTATTTAAGTGTCTTTGAtgttgatatatacatgtacatgtatttccattaAACTAATCATTATGCTTCGAAATTGACATTAACAgataagattaaaaaatatcttACAAAGGCATGTATATTTTCTAATACCTCTTTAATTTTAGATTGACAACCAGTTGTTTGATGCCTACTTCCCCAATGTATTACATGTGAATGCCCTTCCTAAGGATGTCCTAAAGAAGACTGGTCCCCGTCCATTTGTTGAAGTGTCAATTCTCAGGAGACAGATGCCAGAGTATGGTGCAGATACTATTAAGTAAGTCATGAGAACTGATACCTTACCAGTCTTGTCTGTTCCTTTGGAATTGTCTGAGCAGAGGAAAGAAGGACATTTTATTGAAAGTAATACCTCCTCTTCTTGATATATGTagagtttttatttatttatttcatttttatttgttggcaatgaaatgtacatgtactgtacaatgTGTATATCAAACTGGTACAATTTGTAACAACACAtcatgaacataacataatatacatATAGATTGAGCACCCACTGGAATTCCAAGGGTCAAATAAAGTTAACTGAATCACTGCAGTCAATAAACACCATTTGATcctatacagtacatgtaagtaCATTTACATTTCTGATCAAATATGTTGTATTCTACCCAGTTATAGAGGGATTGTAAAGGATACATGTATAGTGcatcacctttttttttggggggggggggctaaccaTTCAAAGGTTCCTTCAAACCCAGCATGTAGAGATCTGCATCAAGTCTGACAAATTTTTGTGCATCAGAATAGCTATCACCCCATTGTTTAATCTAAAGCTATTTTATACAATGAATCACTACTTATTGAATTTCTATTTTAAGGTATTTCAAAGTACTGGTTCAGGAGGCTAGCTTGAAGGTTGACAATGGTTTCATCCTGTCTGTATTAGATGTCTTCTCACACTTACAAGAGGAACAAGACGAGGTGTGTGATgtatccaatattttttttataaattatatacagttgtcctcaaaattattcataccccttgtggaaaaacattctttggtagattctttacttgtaaaagctattatgatgtaactttctttgtatcttttgtctgcttgttgctaagcatgatttgacatatgagctggcaagtcttcattagcataataatagatagggtcgaaagtta
It encodes the following:
- the LOC121412996 gene encoding vacuolar protein sorting-associated protein 13A-like; amino-acid sequence: MAIYSTDLTEPQSMKIQVKQYLSANWEGHLPVSREMKTTESITMATKQVHSDQRKYLTLWAHSSSEGGSWDILLYSPYWFVNKSELPVEIRASRSRKIFSTHSLSDPVLFTFSNSKRKKAKLRVFDSIWSASFSLDTVGSSGVVTCKDEDHERTYQFWLDIRMSHLPFTKLVTLTPYFLVHNKSDQELSYAEDGVKAGVWVNIKPTEVLPFWPGSESMKLILRRSTTPDNLSSRPFLIDTPCTTVLRMERGTGVTVQVEGGVQEPTTITFLPYTSGHSPVRLDNLCDDVNLRINQKNNGGRHLVRPHRSLLYTWDDPTAERILMWNLYNRNKKSFECLIDQDGWGKVTVSSESVNRSTLPGDGLYVEGDDASVYSTDDEEVTEPDGLLEHPLMNKKQRTTIYWVSYMDGLQRVLVYTQSSRIARAAAQAQVSEPATLEFLASLQGIGVSLVNAAYEEVAYLSLFSSPARWEVESKANRWKALGMELTGVLENAWKHGQEVIVDDEGTIQADLRAQTIAKPVQGSLRRIHNPGLWLHFRKSDHHQGLHLKIQKIQVGVLVLMVLMVL